The Triticum aestivum cultivar Chinese Spring chromosome 7B, IWGSC CS RefSeq v2.1, whole genome shotgun sequence genome window below encodes:
- the LOC123162972 gene encoding 46 kDa FK506-binding nuclear protein-like — translation MDRVNKPSSLKLIPEEKADVKMLMERVVQLVREGVTGMDLLEVFLRRRIQPLQFRSHCMWLYCGTEDVTRVNPETVDDATLERWMAAVTGNKDNPRGARRIPPLDCHSDPNKALTELYSMPNGAQAPTEEGEASGGESQEEEWDSDAAEADDDDDDDDDDDDEDGEEEEEEEVAPPRSERQSKLVHDPATERGEGVATVTQSTKRPRTTSPAPTEKAPKQPRAAPSKPTKHLPKMKVSIPTISG, via the exons atggaccgagtgaacaagccctcctccctgaagctgattccggaggagaaagctgacgtgaagatgttgatggagcgcgtagttcagttggttcgggagggagtgacgggcatggatctcctggaagttttccttaggcgtcgaatccagcctcttcagttccggagccactgcatgtggttgtactgtggaaCTGAGGACGTGACTCGGGTTAAcccagaaacagtcgacgatgccactctggaaaggtggatggccgctgttactgggaacaaggataaccctcgcggagccagaaggattcctccactcgactgccacagtgacccaaacaag gccctcactgaactgtactcaatgcccaacggagcgcaggctccgactgaggagggagaagcgagcgggggcgagagtcaggaggaggagtgggactcggacgccgccgaggccgatgatgatgatgatgacgatgatgatgatgacgatgaggacggcgaagaggaggaggaggaggaggtcgcaccaccgcgctcggaaaggcagTCGAAACTTGTTCATGACCCTGCAACTGAACGCGGCGAGGGGGTCGCGACTgttactcagtcgaccaagcgcccccggaccacctctccggcgccgactgaaaaggcgccgaagcagcccagggcggccccgtcgaagccgaccaagcacctgccgaagatgaaggtgtccatccccaccatatcagggtaa
- the LOC123161662 gene encoding putative F-box protein At4g22660: MAGPYASSGWSDLPIDLLIRILHLLELPEALAFGAVCSSWRSASVAAGCVPYRQTPWLVSLADEPLPVGDQQLRVRRGLWDPAATTEHRSLLDPDRTFQVSFPGGQAVACCGASHGWLIMANELSDLVLYNPFTAALIPLPPITGFASCIEGVYEDGGKIVGYRYRCYMMEHVHGVQSPGACFYDKVVLSGPPSTCRAVALVIHLDGKRLSFARIGDSYWQQVSVIQRSGDSFADCIYHRGRFYAVTMEGILKSWDFGGPDKPRKKTVIAEDDNDMFDDPVITRYLLSTPWGHLLQVRVFLDTLRGNNIRIEIDRLDLKSQTRVALSSGKALRGHAAFVGQNSPGILSTKKFPELKPDCIYFTTPRLRKRRPFENRHNQWSGVKVYDLKRRTLEAAFPSGGGHYGTICPLEVWFTPSLV, encoded by the coding sequence ATGGCGGGACCTTATGCAAGTTCGGGCTGGTCGGACCTCCCCATCGACCTCCTCATCCGGATACTGCATCTCCTCGAGCTCCCCGAGGCCCTCGCCTTCGGCGCTGTCTGCTCGTCATGGCGTTCTGCATCTGTGGCCGCCGGCTGTGTCCCATATCGCCAGACGCCCTGGCTCGTGTCCTTGGCGGACGAGCCTCTTCCGGTAGGGGATCAACAGCTGCGTGTGCGTCGTGGGCTATGGGATCCTGCTGCTACCACTGAGCACCGGAGCCTACTGGATCCTGATAGAACTTTTCAGGTCAGCTTTCCCGGGGGCCAAGCCGTGGCCTGCTGCggcgcctcccatggctggttaaTCATGGCGAACGAGCTCTCGGATCTCGTCCTATATAACCCCTTCACCGCGGCGTTGATCCCGCTCCCGCCAATCACTGGGTTTGCATCTTGCATCGAGGGGGTTTATGAAGACGGAGGGAAAATCGTGGGCTATCGTTACAGGTGTTACATGATGGAACACGTTCATGGTGTGCAGTCTCCCGGCGCGTGTTTCTACGACAAGGTTGTGCTGTCCGGTCCTCCGTCCACTTGTCGCGCTGTCGCTCTGGTCATCCACCTGGACGGCAAGCGCCTCTCTTTCGCAAGGATAGGAGACAGCTATTGGCAACAAGTTTCGGTGATCCAAAGAAGCGGGGACAGCTTTGCCGATTGTATCTACCACCGCGGAAGGTTCTATGCGGTGACAATGGAAGGAATATTGAAGTCATGGGACTTTGGTGGACCAGACAAACCGAGGAAGAAGACGGTCATCGCCGAGGATGACAACGACATGTTCGACGACCCAGTTATCACTAGGTATTTGCTTTCGACACCTTGGGGTCATCTCCTGCAGGTGCGTGTCTTTCTTGACACGCTCCGTGGAAACAACATCAGGATTGAAATAGACAGGTTGGACCTCAAGAGTCAGACAAGGGTTGCACTGAGCTCAGGGAAGGCTCTGCGGGGACATGCGGCCTTCGTCGGCCAGAATAGCCCAGGCATTTTATCAACCAAAAAATTCCCCGAACTAAAACCGGATTGTATCTATTTCACAACTCCACGCCTCAGAAAGCGCCGCCCTTTCGAGAATCGCCATAACCAATGGAGCGGCGTGAAGGTCTATGACCTGAAAAGACGGACGCTCGAGGCGGCTTTCCCATCTGGTGGAGGTCATTACGGAACCATCTGCCCATTGGAAGTCTGGTTCACGCCGAGTCTAGTCTGA